A window of Prolixibacter sp. SD074 contains these coding sequences:
- a CDS encoding glucose-6-phosphate isomerase produces the protein MNNIKLDMEKAFSFVSHEEVFAWKETMEKNNVSLHEKTGKGNDFLGWANLPTAITEEHLSDVEETAARLRSKKLDIFVVIGIGGSYLGAKAVVDALSDSFAHLKGGGAPHILFAGQNIGEDYLYELRELLKGKEYAMTVISKSGTTTEPALAFRLLRQDIEDKYGVEEARQRIVAITDESKGALRTLADAEGYKTYVIPDDVGGRYSVLTPVGLVPIAVAGFDVRALVQGARDMEKASDVNVPFENNLAAQYAAVRNSLYKAGKKIEILVNFTPKLHYFSEWWKQLYGESEGKEGKGIYPASVDFTSDLHSMGQYIQEGERILFETVISIANPDNEVRIPEDKDNLDKLNYLAGKRADEVNKMAELGTALAHMDGGVPNIRVEVPKLDEYNIGQLIYFFEIACGMSGYALGVNPFDQPGVEAYKKNMFALLEKPGFEEETRKIKSRL, from the coding sequence ATGAACAATATTAAGCTGGATATGGAGAAAGCCTTTTCTTTTGTTTCCCACGAAGAAGTTTTCGCCTGGAAGGAAACCATGGAAAAGAACAACGTATCTCTCCACGAAAAGACTGGAAAAGGAAACGATTTTCTGGGTTGGGCCAACCTGCCAACTGCCATCACCGAAGAACACCTGAGTGATGTGGAAGAAACAGCAGCCCGTCTCAGAAGTAAGAAACTTGACATTTTTGTGGTCATCGGAATCGGTGGTTCGTACCTGGGCGCTAAAGCTGTGGTTGATGCACTGTCCGATTCGTTTGCTCACCTCAAAGGAGGCGGTGCCCCACATATTCTCTTTGCCGGACAGAACATCGGTGAAGACTACCTGTACGAACTACGCGAGCTGCTGAAAGGCAAAGAATACGCCATGACAGTTATTTCCAAATCGGGAACCACCACCGAACCGGCATTGGCATTCCGCCTGCTTCGTCAGGATATTGAAGATAAATACGGTGTGGAAGAAGCCCGTCAGCGTATTGTAGCCATTACCGACGAGAGTAAAGGTGCGCTGCGTACGCTCGCTGATGCGGAAGGTTACAAAACCTACGTTATTCCGGATGATGTCGGTGGACGTTACTCCGTTCTGACCCCGGTGGGGCTGGTACCGATTGCCGTTGCCGGGTTCGATGTTCGTGCGCTTGTACAAGGTGCCCGCGACATGGAGAAAGCCAGCGATGTGAACGTACCGTTCGAGAACAACCTGGCTGCGCAGTACGCCGCTGTTCGTAACAGCCTGTACAAAGCAGGTAAGAAAATCGAAATCCTGGTGAATTTCACCCCGAAACTGCACTACTTCTCCGAATGGTGGAAACAGTTGTATGGCGAGAGTGAAGGAAAAGAAGGCAAAGGAATTTACCCGGCCAGCGTTGACTTTACCTCCGACCTGCACTCTATGGGACAGTACATCCAGGAAGGTGAGCGCATCCTGTTCGAAACCGTTATCTCGATCGCCAATCCCGATAACGAAGTTCGTATCCCGGAAGACAAGGACAACCTCGATAAACTGAATTACCTGGCTGGCAAACGTGCCGATGAAGTGAATAAGATGGCTGAACTGGGAACCGCCCTGGCCCACATGGACGGCGGCGTTCCGAACATCCGTGTGGAAGTTCCGAAACTCGACGAATACAACATCGGCCAGTTGATTTATTTCTTTGAGATAGCCTGCGGAATGAGCGGTTACGCCCTCGGGGTGAATCCGTTCGATCAGCCCGGGGTAGAGGCGTACAAAAAGAACATGTTTGCCCTGCTCGAGAAACCCGGCTTTGAAGAGGAAACCAGGAAGATCAAATCACGCCTGTAA
- a CDS encoding uracil-xanthine permease family protein: MASNNLNQQLTGWKRTVLGVQFLFVAFGATVLVPLLVGIEPAVALFTAGVGTLVFHLITRGIVPVFLGSSFAFIAPIIASSEMYGMPGTLGGLMAVGLVYAGMSALIKLRGIRFIERLFPSVVVGPVIIVIGLSLAPVAINMVQSPSAEILQTTGIGLRWLVAAVVLATAIVVVTFGKGMMKLVPIFIGMAVGYILSVLLGLVDYSAILAADWFSLPEFTRPEFSWGAILFMIPVAVAPIIEHVGDMYAIGGVVEKNFIEEPGLHRTLLGDGVATFFAGIMGGPPNTTYSEVTGAISLTKVGDPKVLRIAAVTAIVFSLVGKISGFLKTIPEPVLGGIMLLLFGMIASVGIKTLIDSKTNMNITRNQVIVSVVLTLGVGGATLQWGSFSLAGIGLASVVGVVLNLILPGHSLRVYETKEDDIVI; this comes from the coding sequence ATGGCTTCAAACAACTTAAACCAGCAGCTGACTGGGTGGAAAAGGACTGTGCTTGGGGTTCAGTTTCTTTTTGTTGCTTTTGGCGCCACCGTGCTGGTCCCACTTTTGGTGGGAATCGAGCCGGCAGTGGCACTTTTTACAGCAGGGGTGGGAACCCTGGTTTTTCATTTAATTACACGTGGAATTGTTCCGGTTTTTCTGGGTAGTAGCTTTGCATTTATTGCACCGATTATCGCCTCTTCCGAGATGTACGGCATGCCCGGGACACTTGGAGGGCTGATGGCTGTCGGATTGGTTTACGCCGGTATGTCCGCGCTGATAAAACTACGGGGCATTCGCTTCATCGAGCGTTTGTTTCCTTCAGTCGTTGTTGGCCCGGTTATCATTGTTATCGGGCTTTCTCTTGCTCCGGTGGCTATTAATATGGTACAATCGCCAAGTGCTGAGATTCTGCAAACGACCGGAATCGGCCTACGCTGGTTGGTAGCCGCTGTGGTCCTTGCCACGGCTATCGTAGTGGTTACGTTTGGAAAAGGCATGATGAAGTTGGTTCCGATTTTTATTGGAATGGCGGTGGGTTATATTCTCTCCGTATTGCTTGGCCTTGTTGATTACTCCGCGATTCTGGCGGCGGATTGGTTCTCTCTGCCGGAATTTACCCGTCCTGAATTTAGCTGGGGCGCTATCCTGTTTATGATACCTGTTGCCGTAGCTCCCATTATTGAGCACGTGGGGGACATGTATGCCATTGGTGGTGTAGTAGAAAAGAATTTTATCGAGGAGCCCGGTTTGCACCGTACCTTGCTTGGTGACGGAGTTGCGACTTTCTTCGCCGGGATTATGGGCGGACCGCCTAATACGACCTATTCGGAGGTGACCGGTGCGATTTCATTAACAAAGGTTGGCGATCCGAAAGTTCTTCGTATTGCGGCCGTTACCGCCATTGTTTTTTCATTGGTTGGAAAGATTTCCGGGTTCCTGAAAACCATTCCGGAACCTGTGCTTGGTGGCATCATGCTGTTGCTGTTCGGAATGATTGCCTCGGTTGGTATTAAGACATTAATCGACTCAAAGACCAACATGAATATCACCCGTAACCAGGTAATCGTTTCCGTAGTGCTTACGCTCGGCGTTGGTGGTGCTACGTTGCAATGGGGCAGCTTTTCGCTGGCAGGAATTGGACTGGCATCGGTAGTAGGGGTTGTATTGAATTTGATTTTACCCGGCCATTCATTACGTGTTTACGAAACGAAAGAAGATGATATTGTTATATAA
- a CDS encoding shikimate kinase, with protein MKIYLIGYMGCGKSTLGRKLARRLNLCFIDLDKYIEERNFRTIPAIFSEEGEEGFREREKKALEEIADFENLVVATGGGAPCFFGNMDLMNRTGVTLYIAPPVEILVERLLKSKNERPLIKGKSREELICFIDENLQKRAPFYEKASVIIRDKHNLEADDILPHLGKHE; from the coding sequence GTGAAAATTTACCTAATCGGATATATGGGATGCGGAAAATCGACGCTGGGCCGGAAGTTGGCCCGGCGTTTGAATCTCTGCTTCATCGATTTGGATAAATACATCGAAGAACGAAATTTCCGTACCATCCCAGCTATTTTTTCCGAAGAAGGTGAAGAGGGTTTCCGTGAGCGGGAAAAGAAAGCGCTGGAAGAGATTGCCGATTTTGAAAACCTGGTGGTGGCCACCGGTGGCGGCGCCCCCTGCTTTTTTGGGAACATGGATTTAATGAACCGGACCGGCGTCACGCTCTACATTGCCCCTCCGGTAGAGATATTGGTCGAACGGTTACTGAAATCGAAAAACGAACGTCCGTTGATCAAGGGAAAGTCCCGGGAAGAGCTCATCTGCTTCATTGATGAAAATCTGCAAAAAAGAGCCCCGTTTTACGAAAAAGCATCGGTAATAATTCGGGACAAACACAACCTGGAGGCAGACGATATTTTGCCACATTTGGGAAAACACGAATAA
- a CDS encoding NAD(P)H-dependent glycerol-3-phosphate dehydrogenase, giving the protein MSEISEKLRIAIIGSGSWATALAKIFMNNVPELNWYFRKAETIDLFRKFHHNPNYLQSIEFDVKRVHFYSDINEIAGQSDILVFAIPSAFLKDALKDLTVDITNKFVVSAIKGIVPDDNLVVGQFFHEYYNMPYEQFGVIAGPCHAEEVARELLSYLTIASPDVKRARQFAFLLESPYIRTHISDDIWGTEYSSVLKNIMAIAAGISHGLRYGDNFQAVLMSNAIQEIKRFVDTVHPITRDIKSSAYLGDLLVTGYSQYSRNRTFGAMVGKGYTVRTAMLEMHMIAEGYFATKCIREINSRYNVNMPITDAVYNILYDNISPAIELRILTEHLR; this is encoded by the coding sequence ATGTCTGAAATAAGCGAGAAATTAAGAATTGCCATCATCGGAAGCGGAAGCTGGGCCACAGCTCTTGCCAAGATATTTATGAATAATGTTCCGGAACTCAACTGGTATTTCCGCAAGGCAGAAACCATCGATTTGTTCCGGAAATTCCACCACAATCCCAATTACCTGCAGTCGATTGAGTTTGATGTCAAACGGGTTCATTTCTATTCCGACATCAACGAAATTGCCGGGCAATCGGATATTCTGGTCTTTGCTATTCCTTCGGCCTTTCTGAAGGATGCCTTAAAAGATCTGACGGTCGATATCACGAACAAGTTTGTGGTATCTGCCATCAAAGGGATTGTTCCCGATGATAACCTGGTGGTGGGACAATTTTTCCATGAGTACTACAACATGCCCTACGAGCAGTTCGGCGTTATTGCCGGCCCGTGCCACGCTGAAGAGGTAGCACGGGAATTGTTGTCGTACCTCACCATTGCCAGTCCGGATGTAAAAAGGGCGCGGCAGTTCGCGTTCCTTCTCGAAAGTCCTTATATCCGGACGCATATTTCCGACGATATCTGGGGAACCGAATACTCTTCCGTTCTCAAGAATATCATGGCCATTGCAGCAGGTATTTCGCACGGTTTACGCTATGGCGACAACTTCCAGGCTGTCCTGATGTCGAATGCCATCCAGGAGATCAAACGGTTTGTGGATACGGTACATCCCATTACCCGCGATATCAAATCGAGTGCATACCTCGGTGACCTGCTGGTAACCGGCTATTCGCAATACTCCCGTAACCGGACCTTTGGTGCCATGGTTGGCAAAGGTTACACGGTACGTACCGCCATGCTCGAAATGCACATGATTGCAGAAGGTTACTTCGCCACCAAGTGTATTCGCGAAATAAATAGCCGGTACAACGTGAACATGCCCATCACCGACGCTGTTTACAATATACTGTACGATAATATATCGCCCGCTATTGAGCTGAGAATCTTAACAGAACATCTTCGATAA
- the lpdA gene encoding dihydrolipoyl dehydrogenase: MNYDLLVIGSGPGGYVAAIRASQLGLKVAVVEKENLGGICLNWGCIPTKSLLKSAQVFEYTKHAADYGVTIDGDIKPDFTGMVKRSRDVAGGMSNGVQYLFKKNKIEKIEGFGTLVAKNTIEVTDSKGKKEKYTAGHILLATGAHSKQLPNLPQDGKKIIGYRQALSLEKQPESMVVVGSGAIGSEFAYFYSAIGTKVTLVEFMPTLVPNEDADVAAQLGRSFKKMGMKVMVNSSVEKVDTSGKKCKVTVKTKKGEEQIEADIVLSAVGIEPNLEGIGLEEMKIATEKGKIKVDDYYRTNVEGVYAIGDIVHGPALAHVASAEGIICVEKIAGENPQPLDYGNIPANTYTSPEIASVGMTEKAAKEAGYELKVGKFPFTASGKAKSAGAPDGFVKLVFDARYGELLGAHMIGANVTEIIAELVVARKLEITGHELIKSVHPHPTMSEAVMEAAAAAFDEVIHL; encoded by the coding sequence ATGAATTACGATCTTTTAGTGATAGGAAGTGGTCCGGGCGGATATGTTGCCGCTATCAGGGCCTCGCAGCTCGGTTTAAAAGTAGCTGTAGTTGAAAAGGAAAACCTGGGTGGAATTTGCCTGAACTGGGGATGTATTCCTACCAAATCGTTGCTGAAAAGCGCACAGGTTTTCGAGTATACCAAACATGCAGCCGATTATGGTGTAACTATTGATGGCGATATCAAACCTGACTTTACCGGCATGGTAAAACGCAGTCGCGATGTTGCCGGAGGTATGAGCAACGGTGTTCAGTATCTTTTCAAGAAGAACAAAATTGAAAAGATTGAAGGTTTTGGAACGCTGGTTGCCAAAAACACCATTGAAGTAACCGACAGCAAAGGGAAAAAAGAAAAGTATACAGCCGGGCACATCCTACTGGCAACGGGCGCTCACTCAAAACAGTTGCCTAACCTGCCGCAGGATGGTAAAAAAATCATTGGTTACCGCCAGGCGCTTTCTCTCGAAAAACAACCCGAAAGCATGGTGGTTGTGGGCTCAGGAGCTATCGGTAGCGAGTTTGCCTATTTCTATTCCGCTATCGGGACCAAGGTAACGTTGGTCGAATTCATGCCAACGCTGGTTCCCAACGAAGATGCTGACGTAGCTGCCCAGCTTGGGCGCTCGTTCAAGAAAATGGGTATGAAAGTAATGGTGAATTCTTCGGTTGAGAAAGTTGATACTTCAGGTAAGAAGTGCAAAGTAACCGTGAAGACCAAGAAAGGCGAAGAGCAGATTGAAGCGGATATTGTGCTTTCAGCAGTTGGTATCGAGCCGAACCTCGAAGGCATTGGCCTCGAAGAGATGAAAATTGCTACCGAAAAAGGTAAAATCAAAGTCGACGATTATTACCGTACGAACGTAGAAGGCGTTTATGCCATCGGTGATATCGTTCACGGACCGGCATTGGCACACGTGGCTTCCGCCGAAGGTATCATCTGTGTTGAGAAGATTGCCGGTGAAAATCCGCAGCCGCTCGATTACGGAAATATTCCGGCCAACACGTACACCTCGCCTGAAATTGCTTCGGTAGGTATGACCGAAAAGGCGGCCAAAGAGGCCGGCTACGAGCTGAAAGTCGGTAAATTCCCGTTCACCGCATCCGGTAAGGCCAAATCGGCCGGTGCTCCTGATGGCTTTGTGAAACTGGTTTTCGATGCCAGGTATGGAGAATTGCTCGGAGCTCATATGATTGGTGCCAATGTAACGGAGATAATTGCCGAACTGGTGGTTGCCCGTAAGCTGGAAATTACCGGTCACGAGCTCATTAAGTCGGTACACCCGCACCCAACCATGAGCGAAGCTGTTATGGAAGCTGCAGCCGCCGCTTTCGACGAGGTGATTCACCTGTAA
- the recJ gene encoding single-stranded-DNA-specific exonuclease RecJ, translating into MNEVKHLSAALNVDMAIANLLVQRGIKTYQDARSFFRPRLSDLHDPFLMKDMDKAVKRLVEAIQNGEKVLVYGDYDVDGTTSVALMYSFLQNKLTNVDYYIPDRYMEGYGISKQGIEYAAKNGYSLVVVLDCGIKAVDKIAQAKEMGVEFIICDHHNPGDEIPDAVAVLDPKQPGCNYPYKELSGCGVGFKFIQAFCRDQGIPEDVIYELLDLVVVSIASDIVPLTGENRVLAYYGLRKLNSNPSIGLKTLIKYAGMQGEIRVNDIVFRIGPRLNASGRIEHGKKSVAILMAQDEEEAEALGSEINSYNEIRKTLDQNITQEALKMIQQNDGWENMNSTVLYNRDWHKGVVGIVASRLTEHYYRPTVILTESNGMATGSARSVGEFDLYEAVGACADLLESYGGHMYAAGMSMKIENVPEFRRRFEEIVTESVKKVKLVPTIDIDAKVGLSDLNPKFLRVLNQFEPFGPHNMMPVFLTEDVMDYGTSRLVGKGSEHIKLDLIEANRSSSVFSGIAFSQAHHYEMIKQALPFDICYSVTENEYRGKVYMQLNVRDIRSRLSEN; encoded by the coding sequence ATGAATGAGGTGAAGCACTTATCGGCAGCCTTGAATGTTGACATGGCGATTGCTAACCTACTGGTCCAGCGAGGCATCAAAACCTATCAGGATGCCCGTTCTTTTTTCCGCCCCCGGTTATCCGATTTACACGACCCCTTTTTGATGAAAGACATGGACAAGGCGGTAAAGCGTCTTGTTGAGGCCATTCAAAACGGTGAGAAAGTATTGGTATACGGTGATTACGATGTGGACGGAACCACTTCAGTCGCCCTGATGTATTCCTTCCTCCAAAACAAACTGACGAATGTCGATTACTACATTCCCGATAGGTATATGGAAGGGTATGGAATCTCGAAACAGGGAATTGAGTATGCGGCAAAGAATGGTTATTCGCTCGTCGTTGTGCTCGATTGTGGTATTAAAGCGGTTGATAAAATTGCCCAGGCCAAGGAGATGGGAGTTGAATTTATCATTTGTGACCACCATAATCCCGGTGATGAGATTCCCGATGCGGTGGCCGTCCTCGACCCCAAACAGCCCGGCTGTAACTACCCTTACAAAGAACTTTCAGGTTGTGGCGTTGGATTTAAATTTATACAGGCCTTTTGTCGTGACCAAGGCATTCCGGAGGATGTGATTTACGAGTTGCTCGACCTGGTTGTTGTTAGTATTGCGTCCGACATTGTTCCGCTCACCGGAGAGAACCGGGTGCTGGCATACTACGGCCTGCGGAAACTGAATTCCAATCCTTCCATCGGCTTGAAGACTCTTATTAAGTATGCCGGCATGCAGGGCGAAATTCGGGTGAACGACATTGTCTTCCGGATTGGGCCCCGCCTGAATGCTTCGGGCCGGATTGAACACGGAAAGAAGTCGGTGGCCATCTTGATGGCACAGGATGAAGAAGAAGCCGAAGCATTGGGTTCGGAAATCAACTCCTACAACGAAATACGTAAAACGCTCGACCAAAATATTACCCAGGAAGCCCTGAAAATGATTCAGCAAAACGACGGATGGGAGAACATGAATTCCACTGTTCTGTACAACCGCGACTGGCACAAAGGCGTGGTGGGGATTGTTGCCTCGAGACTGACTGAGCACTATTATCGTCCGACGGTGATACTGACCGAGTCGAACGGAATGGCTACCGGTTCGGCCCGATCTGTTGGAGAATTTGACCTCTACGAAGCTGTTGGGGCTTGTGCCGACTTGCTGGAATCTTACGGAGGCCATATGTACGCGGCAGGCATGTCGATGAAGATTGAAAATGTGCCGGAGTTCAGACGTCGCTTTGAGGAGATTGTGACGGAATCGGTCAAAAAAGTAAAACTGGTACCGACCATCGATATCGATGCGAAGGTGGGGCTTTCGGATTTGAATCCGAAATTTCTCCGGGTACTGAATCAGTTTGAACCTTTTGGTCCCCATAACATGATGCCGGTTTTTCTAACGGAGGATGTGATGGACTACGGAACAAGCAGGCTGGTAGGAAAAGGAAGCGAACACATCAAGCTCGATTTGATTGAGGCCAACCGGTCATCCTCCGTTTTCTCGGGAATCGCCTTTTCACAGGCACATCATTACGAGATGATCAAGCAGGCGCTGCCGTTCGATATTTGCTATTCGGTTACCGAGAATGAATACAGGGGAAAGGTATATATGCAGTTGAATGTGCGGGATATCCGATCCCGATTGTCGGAAAACTAA
- the lysS gene encoding lysine--tRNA ligase, protein MSNIELSEQEIIRRNSLNRLRELGINPYPAEMYNVNATAKEIKEQFDSEKENFQDVTFAGRIMSRRIMGKASFAGLQDSTGRIQIYVNRDELCPDEDKTLYNEVFKKLLDIGDIIGVKGFVFITQMGEISIHVKELTVLSKSIRPLPVVKEKDGKVFDAFTDPEQRYRQRYVDLIVNPQVKDVFVNRTKIINTMRELFNEQGYLEVETPILQPIPGGAAARPFVTHHNALNMPLYLRIANELYLKRLIVGGFDGVYEFSKDFRNEGMDRTHNPEFTVMEIYVAYKDYHWMMDFTEEMIERVAIALHGTTKVQLGDKEIDFKRPFKRVPMYDAIKEHTGIDISGMDEEQLRGVCKNLDIEVAPTMGKGKLIDEIFGEKCEGNYVQPTFIIDYPKEMSPLCKKHRDNPDLTERFELMVNGKELCNAYSELNDPIDQLERFQEQLHLSEKGDDEAMYIDMDFVRSLEYAMPPTSGMGIGIDRLTMLMTNNLSIQDVLLFPQMKPEKKSEGDTDGKFEELGIPNDWAGVIRKMGITKVEQLKEIKPGKLFNDLCGYNKKNKLGLTNPSADEVKQWVN, encoded by the coding sequence ATGAGTAACATAGAGCTGAGTGAACAGGAAATTATCCGCCGTAATTCGCTGAATCGGTTGCGGGAACTGGGCATTAATCCCTATCCTGCCGAAATGTACAATGTCAACGCTACCGCGAAGGAGATAAAGGAGCAGTTCGATTCAGAAAAAGAGAATTTTCAGGACGTAACTTTTGCCGGTCGCATCATGAGCCGGCGCATCATGGGCAAAGCCTCGTTTGCCGGATTACAGGACAGCACCGGACGTATCCAGATATATGTCAACCGCGACGAGCTTTGTCCGGATGAAGACAAAACCCTCTACAACGAAGTATTCAAGAAATTACTTGATATTGGCGACATCATTGGCGTGAAAGGCTTTGTGTTTATCACCCAAATGGGCGAAATATCCATTCATGTGAAAGAGCTCACCGTTTTGAGCAAATCCATTCGCCCGTTACCGGTAGTGAAAGAAAAAGACGGTAAAGTGTTCGATGCTTTTACCGATCCCGAACAACGTTACCGTCAACGGTATGTCGACCTGATTGTTAACCCGCAGGTGAAGGACGTTTTCGTGAACCGTACGAAAATCATCAACACCATGCGCGAGCTGTTTAATGAGCAAGGCTACCTCGAAGTAGAAACGCCCATTTTGCAACCCATTCCGGGAGGAGCAGCTGCCCGTCCGTTCGTCACACACCACAATGCGCTGAACATGCCACTCTATCTGCGTATTGCCAACGAGCTCTACCTAAAAAGATTGATCGTCGGCGGTTTCGACGGTGTGTACGAGTTCTCCAAGGATTTCCGTAACGAGGGAATGGACCGTACGCACAATCCTGAATTCACAGTGATGGAAATCTATGTAGCCTACAAGGACTACCACTGGATGATGGACTTCACGGAGGAGATGATTGAGCGTGTAGCCATAGCTCTTCATGGCACCACCAAAGTGCAGTTGGGCGACAAGGAAATTGATTTCAAACGCCCGTTCAAACGGGTTCCTATGTACGATGCCATCAAGGAACACACCGGCATCGACATTTCCGGCATGGATGAAGAACAGCTTCGCGGTGTTTGTAAGAACCTCGATATCGAGGTTGCCCCGACCATGGGAAAAGGCAAACTCATCGACGAGATTTTCGGCGAAAAATGCGAGGGCAATTACGTCCAGCCGACTTTCATCATCGATTATCCGAAAGAGATGTCGCCGTTGTGTAAAAAGCACCGCGACAATCCTGATTTGACTGAGCGTTTTGAGTTAATGGTTAACGGAAAAGAGCTCTGCAACGCTTATTCTGAGCTAAACGATCCCATCGACCAGTTGGAACGTTTCCAGGAACAACTTCATCTGTCGGAAAAAGGAGATGATGAAGCTATGTACATCGATATGGACTTCGTGCGTTCGCTGGAATATGCTATGCCTCCCACATCAGGAATGGGTATCGGTATCGACCGTCTCACCATGTTGATGACCAACAATCTCTCTATTCAGGATGTCCTCCTCTTCCCGCAAATGAAACCGGAGAAGAAATCGGAAGGTGACACCGACGGGAAATTCGAAGAGTTAGGCATTCCGAATGATTGGGCAGGTGTCATTCGGAAGATGGGCATCACCAAAGTAGAGCAACTTAAAGAGATTAAACCCGGCAAGTTATTCAATGACCTCTGCGGGTACAACAAGAAAAACAAACTGGGTTTGACCAATCCCTCGGCGGATGAGGTCAAGCAGTGGGTAAACTAG